The Marinifilum sp. JC120 genome includes a window with the following:
- a CDS encoding pilus assembly protein PilM, giving the protein MKMFAVLFTLLGVLAMLTPDSXLQHDAKKGRAQAVAINYGTYRNAVNEFALARPNAFEGIPIPLSLLDLPSGWKSMRAWTNRPDGGKLYVWGPVREGETGEIMDLFMGSYAIGIKRNGSLVTAHGTGITLPAFIPNGNIVSVIRP; this is encoded by the coding sequence ATGAAGATGTTTGCAGTTCTCTTCACCTTGCTTGGCGTGCTGGCAATGCTAACGCCGGACTCTYCCCTTCAGCATGATGCAAAGAAAGGAAGAGCGCAGGCTGTAGCCATTAATTATGGAACCTACCGCAACGCCGTGAACGAATTTGCTCTAGCACGCCCCAACGCCTTCGAAGGAATCCCCATTCCCTTGTCACTCCTTGACCTGCCGTCCGGTTGGAAATCCATGCGTGCATGGACCAACCGACCGGACGGTGGGAAATTATATGTCTGGGGTCCGGTCAGAGAAGGTGAAACCGGAGAAATCATGGATCTATTCATGGGTTCTTACGCCATTGGGATCAAGCGGAACGGATCACTGGTTACCGCCCATGGAACCGGGATAACCCTGCCCGCCTTCATACCTAACGGCAACATTGTCAGTGTGATCAGACCATAG